A genomic region of Pseudomonas sp. MPC6 contains the following coding sequences:
- the folD gene encoding bifunctional methylenetetrahydrofolate dehydrogenase/methenyltetrahydrofolate cyclohydrolase FolD: MTLLLSPPPALARDIDGKAISARVLDEVREEVLALASQQIYPALAVLLVGEDPASEVYVRNKLLRAREVGIRSLEYRLAHSASQREVLELIARLNADATVNGILVQLPLPAHIDEQAVIHAIHPIKDVDGFHRENVGGLVQGIEVLTPCTPSGCMRLLRETCGELSGLHAVVIGRSNIVGKPMATLLLQADCSVSVVHSRSVDAPTLCRMADIVVAAVGRPQLIDASWLKPGAVVIDVGINRIAGESGPRLVGDVDYASARTVASAITPVPGGVGPMTIAYLLKNTLIASQLQRTAGLGGLLSVSVPLSN, encoded by the coding sequence GTGACTCTTTTGCTCAGCCCCCCCCCTGCCCTTGCCCGCGATATCGACGGCAAAGCCATTTCCGCCCGGGTTCTCGACGAGGTTCGGGAAGAAGTCCTGGCCCTCGCCAGCCAGCAGATCTACCCGGCCCTCGCCGTACTGCTCGTCGGTGAAGACCCGGCCAGCGAAGTCTATGTGCGCAACAAACTGCTACGGGCCAGGGAGGTCGGCATCCGCTCCCTGGAGTACCGTCTGGCGCACAGTGCCAGCCAGCGCGAAGTACTGGAGCTGATTGCACGATTGAACGCCGATGCCACGGTGAACGGGATCCTGGTGCAGTTGCCCTTGCCGGCGCATATCGACGAGCAGGCGGTGATTCATGCCATCCACCCGATCAAGGACGTGGACGGTTTTCATCGGGAAAACGTCGGCGGCCTGGTGCAAGGCATCGAAGTCCTGACGCCCTGCACACCCAGCGGCTGTATGCGTCTGCTGCGTGAAACCTGCGGTGAGTTGAGTGGCTTGCATGCGGTGGTCATCGGTCGCTCGAATATTGTCGGCAAGCCGATGGCGACCCTGCTGCTGCAGGCCGACTGCTCGGTCAGTGTGGTGCACTCGCGCAGTGTCGATGCGCCGACGCTGTGTCGAATGGCGGACATCGTTGTTGCTGCGGTGGGTCGACCACAGTTGATCGATGCCAGTTGGCTCAAGCCCGGGGCCGTGGTGATCGATGTCGGGATCAACCGGATTGCCGGCGAATCCGGCCCGCGCCTGGTGGGCGATGTCGATTACGCCAGTGCGCGCACCGTTGCCAGCGCGATCACGCCGGTGCCCGGGGGCGTTGGGCCGATGACCATTGCGTATTTGCTGAAGAACACGCTGATTGCCAGCCAGTTGCAGCGTACGGCAGGCCTTGGCGGGTTGCTGTCGGTCAGTGTGCCATTGTCGAACTGA
- a CDS encoding glutamine synthetase family protein: MDAVCSDLLAEVRTFRQRYPDVRYVDLISLDIPGHFYGKRYPIEMLEKVAAGSALKLPQNCVLLGTQGGLFKIGDYCFNDGDPDAPRRLVPGTLKRVGWEKQALGQMLITSSGTEQPIVFEPREVLAQVLERLGRKGIFPVVAFELEFYLFDRQLQGGLPQFPRDPLSGDADDQPNMHIERLSRFSAVLDDMVETAQAQGIDATVITAELGPGQFEINFGHLDDGLRAADWAALFCRSTRGVALKHDYRASFMAKPYLHHPGNGMHVHVSLYDEAGNNLLAVDGQQALRHAVAGCLEVLPHCMPIFAPNHNAMRRLSGTVNVATRASWGFEDRDACLRVPESDERNLRIEHRLSGADANPYLVLAAILVGLEQGLQAGREPIAPLNEDRNSGIDFPLEMLEAVQSMQRHAPLREGLGAEFVDVYCENKRQDHLAFMQDISAREYRWFL; this comes from the coding sequence ATGGATGCTGTCTGCTCCGATCTGCTCGCCGAAGTTCGCACCTTCCGCCAGCGTTACCCGGATGTGCGTTATGTGGACCTGATCTCCCTGGACATTCCCGGGCATTTCTACGGCAAGCGCTACCCGATCGAGATGCTGGAAAAGGTCGCTGCCGGCAGCGCCCTCAAGCTGCCGCAGAACTGTGTGTTGCTGGGGACTCAAGGGGGGCTGTTCAAGATTGGCGACTACTGTTTCAACGACGGCGATCCGGATGCGCCCCGGCGCCTGGTGCCTGGCACCTTGAAACGGGTGGGTTGGGAAAAGCAGGCGCTGGGGCAGATGCTGATCACTTCGAGCGGCACGGAACAACCGATTGTCTTCGAACCGCGGGAAGTATTGGCGCAGGTGCTGGAAAGGCTCGGGCGCAAAGGGATTTTCCCGGTGGTGGCGTTCGAGCTGGAATTCTATCTGTTCGATCGACAGTTACAGGGTGGCCTGCCCCAGTTTCCGCGCGATCCGCTGAGCGGCGATGCGGACGACCAGCCAAACATGCACATCGAGCGCCTGTCGCGATTTTCCGCGGTGCTCGATGACATGGTCGAGACCGCGCAGGCGCAAGGCATCGATGCCACGGTGATCACTGCCGAGCTGGGCCCTGGCCAGTTCGAAATCAACTTCGGTCACCTCGATGACGGTCTGCGCGCCGCAGACTGGGCGGCCCTGTTCTGCCGCAGCACGCGGGGCGTGGCGCTCAAGCATGACTATCGCGCCAGCTTCATGGCCAAACCTTATCTGCACCATCCGGGCAACGGCATGCATGTCCATGTCAGCCTCTACGACGAGGCGGGGAATAACCTGTTGGCCGTCGACGGGCAGCAGGCGCTGCGCCATGCGGTGGCAGGCTGTCTTGAGGTATTGCCCCATTGCATGCCGATCTTTGCCCCGAATCACAATGCCATGCGGCGCTTGAGCGGCACGGTGAACGTCGCGACGCGGGCCAGCTGGGGCTTCGAAGACCGTGACGCCTGTCTGCGGGTGCCCGAATCGGATGAGCGGAACCTGCGGATCGAACATCGCCTGTCAGGTGCCGATGCCAACCCTTATCTGGTGCTGGCGGCGATTCTGGTGGGGCTGGAACAGGGACTGCAAGCCGGTCGCGAGCCGATCGCACCACTCAACGAAGACCGCAACAGCGGTATCGATTTTCCGCTGGAGATGCTCGAAGCGGTGCAGTCGATGCAACGCCATGCGCCGTTGCGCGAGGGGTTGGGCGCGGAGTTCGTGGATGTCTACTGCGAGAACAAACGGCAGGATCACCTGGCGTTCATGCAGGACATCAGTGCGCGGGAATACCGTTGGTTTTTGTAG
- a CDS encoding XRE family transcriptional regulator yields the protein MDMQEEISALAILIQDLRKHKKYTLKDLADKIGRSVGFLSQVERGLSRPTVADLTAISETLGVPTTYFYSLPKPMALRWVTRPDERRTLYYADGITDILVSPKMRASFSMLESQLEPGASSGDRHMNDSSEQGGYVLEGELTLWLADDEPVTLQAGDSFQLASHAHCRYGNLSDRLTRVLWVYT from the coding sequence ATGGACATGCAAGAAGAAATCTCGGCGCTGGCGATCCTGATCCAGGACCTGCGCAAGCACAAGAAATACACGCTCAAGGATTTGGCGGACAAGATCGGTCGTTCCGTGGGCTTTCTCTCCCAGGTCGAGCGCGGATTGTCACGGCCGACGGTGGCGGACTTGACCGCCATCAGCGAAACCCTCGGCGTGCCGACCACTTATTTCTACAGTCTGCCCAAACCCATGGCCCTGCGGTGGGTGACCCGTCCGGACGAGCGTCGCACCCTGTATTACGCCGACGGCATCACCGACATCCTGGTCTCGCCCAAGATGCGCGCCTCGTTCTCGATGCTGGAAAGCCAGCTCGAGCCCGGCGCCAGCAGCGGTGACCGGCACATGAATGACAGCTCGGAGCAGGGCGGTTATGTCCTGGAAGGCGAGCTGACGTTATGGCTGGCTGACGACGAGCCGGTCACCTTGCAGGCTGGCGACAGTTTTCAACTGGCCAGTCATGCCCACTGCCGCTACGGCAACCTCTCGGACCGACTCACCCGCGTGCTGTGGGTCTACACCTGA
- a CDS encoding FAD-binding oxidoreductase — MFQQSTRHVDSYYAHSCADLLVDRAALEGEQDAEVLIIGAGFSGLHTALRLALAGKRVTVLEASRVAWAASGRNGGQAILGWSCDMPPLEAALGHERARRLWEGMRWAARELRALPARHAFECDYRAGHLWTSVMPRRVKLLTEWQHEASHKWGHDGLQFIPRAQLPQWVASERYQAGLFDPEGGHLNPLKLALGLAAAIERAGGKIHEQSKALSYREAGNQYVVTTGRGRIRADVLVLACNAYLDRLEPKLSSCVLPVGTYQVATAPLTAQQASALLPSNVCVTDNQFVLDYFRRTPDNRLLFGGGCTYLGGMPRDIAAATRPCLERVFPQLKGVELQFAWGGHIDLTLKRTPDIGRRGELYWLQGYSGHGVLPTLAGARAVSDAILGQPDELELYQGLVNGSFPGGKYMAAPLEAIGKAWYRLRDSL; from the coding sequence ATGTTTCAACAATCCACCCGGCACGTCGACAGTTACTACGCCCACAGCTGTGCGGATCTTTTAGTCGATCGAGCGGCCCTGGAAGGGGAGCAGGACGCGGAAGTGTTGATCATCGGCGCCGGCTTCAGCGGCCTGCATACCGCGCTGCGACTGGCCTTGGCCGGCAAGCGCGTGACCGTGCTGGAAGCCAGCCGGGTGGCATGGGCCGCGTCGGGACGTAATGGCGGCCAGGCCATTCTCGGTTGGTCGTGCGACATGCCGCCACTGGAGGCGGCGCTGGGCCATGAACGGGCGCGGCGCTTGTGGGAGGGCATGCGCTGGGCTGCGCGGGAGTTGCGCGCGTTACCGGCACGGCATGCTTTCGAGTGTGATTATCGGGCGGGTCATCTGTGGACGTCGGTGATGCCGCGGCGGGTCAAGCTGCTCACTGAGTGGCAGCATGAGGCCAGCCACAAATGGGGCCACGACGGGTTGCAGTTCATCCCCCGTGCGCAGTTGCCGCAATGGGTCGCCAGTGAGCGCTATCAGGCAGGCCTGTTCGATCCGGAAGGCGGGCACCTGAATCCGTTGAAGCTGGCACTTGGCCTGGCCGCCGCGATCGAGCGTGCCGGTGGCAAGATTCATGAGCAGAGTAAAGCCTTGAGTTATCGCGAAGCGGGCAATCAGTACGTGGTCACCACCGGGCGCGGCCGCATTCGGGCCGACGTGTTGGTGCTGGCGTGCAACGCTTATCTCGATCGGCTGGAGCCGAAGCTGTCGAGTTGTGTATTGCCGGTCGGCACCTATCAGGTGGCCACGGCGCCGCTCACGGCACAGCAGGCGAGCGCGCTGTTACCGAGCAATGTGTGCGTCACCGACAATCAGTTCGTGCTCGATTATTTCCGCCGCACCCCGGACAACCGCCTGCTGTTCGGCGGTGGCTGCACCTATCTGGGCGGAATGCCCCGGGACATCGCCGCCGCGACCCGGCCCTGCCTGGAGCGTGTGTTCCCCCAGCTCAAGGGCGTCGAGCTGCAATTCGCCTGGGGCGGACACATCGACCTGACCCTCAAGCGCACCCCGGACATCGGTCGACGGGGCGAACTTTATTGGCTGCAGGGGTATTCGGGGCACGGCGTACTGCCGACGCTGGCCGGGGCCCGCGCAGTGTCGGACGCGATACTGGGGCAGCCGGATGAGCTGGAGTTGTACCAGGGATTGGTCAACGGCAGTTTCCCCGGCGGAAAATACATGGCGGCGCCACTGGAAGCCATCGGCAAGGCCTGGTACCGACTGCGCGACAGCCTTTGA
- a CDS encoding NAD(P)/FAD-dependent oxidoreductase — MKQHILVIGAGFGGMWTALSATRLFDIHAHNDVEVTVLAPQAELRVRPRFYEPNAHQLAAPIGELFEAVGVKFIKGAADSIDVQQKRVGYLDASGTRHTCSYDKLVLATGSRLAQSSTPGVTEHAFDVDQIEQAIRLENHLKSLADQPHSKARNTVVVAGGGFTGIETATEMPARLRAILGDEADIEVIIVDRGEKIGGSMGPEIARSIEEASLETGVKWHLRASVVAIDADGVDLSDGQRIDASTVIWTTGVRASSLTEQIPAERDHLGRLHVDSHLQVIGQDDIFATGDVAYAATDDIGNYALMTCQHAIVLGRHAGNNVAAQILGVDPTPYRQPKYVTCLDLGAWGAVYTEGWDRQVKLVRQEGKALKTQINTQWIYPPLADRETAWAAADPLIPIA; from the coding sequence ATGAAACAGCACATTCTGGTAATCGGCGCAGGTTTCGGTGGCATGTGGACGGCGTTGAGTGCGACCCGCCTGTTCGATATCCATGCTCACAACGACGTTGAAGTCACCGTGTTGGCCCCGCAGGCCGAGCTGCGCGTTCGTCCGCGCTTCTATGAACCGAATGCGCACCAACTGGCGGCACCGATCGGCGAGCTGTTCGAGGCGGTCGGCGTCAAGTTCATCAAGGGCGCTGCGGACTCCATCGATGTGCAGCAAAAGCGGGTGGGCTACCTCGATGCTTCGGGCACCCGCCACACTTGCAGCTACGACAAACTCGTTCTGGCCACCGGCAGCCGCCTGGCACAGTCCAGCACTCCGGGTGTGACCGAACATGCGTTCGACGTCGACCAGATCGAACAGGCCATACGCCTGGAAAACCACCTCAAATCCCTGGCCGACCAGCCGCACAGCAAAGCCCGCAACACAGTGGTCGTCGCCGGCGGTGGCTTCACCGGGATTGAAACGGCGACCGAAATGCCGGCCCGCTTGCGGGCGATCCTCGGTGACGAGGCCGATATCGAAGTGATCATTGTCGATCGCGGGGAGAAAATCGGCGGATCCATGGGGCCGGAGATCGCCAGGTCGATCGAAGAAGCCAGTCTCGAGACGGGGGTGAAATGGCACTTGCGAGCCTCGGTGGTCGCCATCGACGCCGATGGGGTGGACCTGAGTGACGGCCAGCGCATCGACGCCAGCACCGTGATCTGGACCACCGGCGTGCGCGCCAGCTCGCTGACCGAGCAGATCCCCGCCGAACGCGATCATCTGGGCCGGCTGCACGTGGACAGCCACCTGCAAGTCATCGGCCAGGACGACATCTTCGCCACCGGCGATGTCGCCTACGCCGCCACTGACGACATCGGCAATTACGCCTTGATGACTTGCCAGCACGCCATCGTGTTGGGCCGCCACGCCGGCAACAACGTCGCCGCGCAGATCCTGGGGGTGGACCCGACGCCGTACCGCCAGCCCAAATACGTCACCTGTCTGGACCTGGGGGCGTGGGGCGCGGTGTACACCGAAGGCTGGGATCGCCAGGTCAAGCTGGTCAGGCAGGAAGGCAAGGCGCTGAAGACCCAGATCAACACCCAGTGGATCTACCCACCGCTGGCCGATCGCGAAACGGCCTGGGCCGCTGCGGATCCGCTGATCCCTATCGCATGA
- a CDS encoding Rrf2 family transcriptional regulator: MSLYSAGVEYGIHCLIFLVGHHGDTREASVRDLAELQGVPLDYLAKIFTRLAKAKLVVATEGVRGGFKLARPADEISVLDIVNAVDGQKLIFDCREIRGRCALFEGATPDWAVAGPCAVHAVMMTAQKRMEEALAQQTILDLARKVGRKAPPEFGEQVDHWMSDRREKKSAANAQASDDTLIQVNEIRD, translated from the coding sequence ATGTCTCTTTACAGCGCTGGCGTCGAGTACGGCATTCATTGCCTGATTTTTCTGGTGGGTCACCACGGGGACACCCGGGAGGCGAGTGTGCGCGACCTCGCCGAGTTGCAAGGCGTGCCTCTGGATTATCTGGCAAAAATCTTCACCCGACTGGCCAAGGCCAAGCTGGTGGTGGCGACCGAGGGGGTGCGCGGCGGGTTCAAGCTGGCCAGGCCTGCCGACGAAATCAGCGTGCTCGATATCGTCAATGCCGTCGACGGCCAGAAACTCATCTTTGATTGCCGCGAGATTCGTGGGCGCTGCGCGTTGTTCGAAGGCGCCACGCCCGACTGGGCGGTGGCCGGTCCCTGCGCGGTGCATGCCGTGATGATGACGGCGCAGAAACGCATGGAAGAAGCCCTCGCCCAGCAGACCATTCTGGATCTGGCGCGCAAGGTCGGGCGCAAGGCCCCGCCGGAATTCGGCGAGCAAGTGGACCACTGGATGAGCGATCGTCGGGAAAAGAAAAGCGCTGCAAACGCTCAGGCAAGCGACGACACACTCATCCAGGTGAACGAGATCCGCGATTGA
- a CDS encoding RtcB family protein gives MQASTWQLLAVRNGKPIKLWTEGVPVESEARQQLINTAKMPFIFKHLAVMPDVHLGKGSTIGSVIPTVGAIIPAAVGVDIGCGMIAACTTLSAADLPDNLHALRSAIERAVPHGRTLSRGRRDEGAWHSVPRQADQAWAALDPRFKAITAKYPKLASTNNRHHLGTLGSGNHFIEVCLDEADRVWFMLHSGSRGVGNAIGNLFIQLAQADMRQHLANLPDRDLAYFEEGSRHFTDYVEAVGWAQDFARQNRALMMQAVIGATRQVIHKPFEVALEAVNCHHNYVQKERHFGEDVWVTRKGAVSAKKGELGIIPGSMGAKSFIVRGLGNEQSFCSCSHGAGRTMSRTKAKNTFTVDDQVRATAHVECRKDASVIDEIPMAYKDIDKVMQAQRELVEVVHTLRQVVCVKG, from the coding sequence ATGCAAGCCTCTACCTGGCAATTGTTGGCAGTGCGTAACGGCAAGCCGATCAAGCTGTGGACCGAGGGCGTCCCGGTCGAGAGCGAAGCCCGGCAGCAATTGATCAACACCGCGAAGATGCCGTTCATCTTCAAACACCTGGCGGTCATGCCCGATGTGCATCTGGGCAAAGGGTCGACCATTGGCAGCGTGATCCCCACCGTGGGCGCGATCATCCCGGCCGCGGTCGGGGTCGACATCGGCTGCGGCATGATCGCCGCGTGCACCACGCTGAGCGCCGCCGACTTGCCCGACAACCTGCACGCGCTGCGCAGCGCCATCGAAAGGGCCGTACCCCACGGCCGGACACTGAGCCGGGGTCGCCGCGACGAAGGCGCGTGGCACAGCGTGCCAAGGCAGGCGGATCAGGCCTGGGCGGCGCTGGACCCGCGGTTCAAGGCCATCACCGCCAAATACCCGAAACTGGCCAGCACCAACAACCGCCACCATTTGGGCACGCTGGGCAGCGGCAATCATTTCATCGAGGTCTGCCTGGACGAGGCCGACAGGGTCTGGTTCATGCTGCACAGCGGCTCGCGCGGCGTCGGTAACGCCATTGGCAACCTGTTCATTCAATTGGCCCAGGCAGACATGCGTCAGCACCTGGCCAATCTGCCGGACCGCGACCTGGCCTACTTCGAAGAAGGCAGTCGGCATTTCACGGACTATGTCGAAGCGGTGGGCTGGGCCCAGGATTTCGCCCGGCAGAACCGTGCCTTGATGATGCAGGCGGTGATCGGGGCCACCCGGCAAGTGATCCACAAGCCATTCGAGGTCGCGCTGGAGGCCGTCAATTGCCATCACAACTATGTGCAGAAAGAGCGGCATTTCGGTGAGGACGTGTGGGTCACCCGCAAGGGCGCGGTGTCGGCAAAAAAAGGCGAACTGGGGATCATTCCCGGCTCCATGGGGGCGAAAAGCTTCATCGTCCGCGGCCTGGGCAACGAACAATCGTTCTGCTCCTGCAGCCATGGCGCCGGGCGCACCATGAGCCGTACCAAAGCGAAAAATACCTTCACCGTCGACGATCAGGTCCGCGCCACGGCCCATGTGGAGTGCCGCAAGGATGCATCGGTGATTGATGAAATACCGATGGCCTACAAGGATATCGACAAGGTCATGCAGGCTCAGCGCGAACTGGTGGAAGTGGTGCACACCCTGCGCCAGGTGGTCTGCGTCAAAGGCTAG
- a CDS encoding SPOR domain-containing protein encodes MSVPMLNKMHMNGYDVLSVNNGPWRVCTEGDRLGAFASREEALAFAASLPGYKSRAKKPATSQKTDK; translated from the coding sequence ATGAGTGTTCCCATGCTCAACAAGATGCACATGAACGGTTATGACGTACTCAGCGTCAACAACGGCCCATGGCGGGTCTGCACCGAGGGTGACCGGCTCGGCGCGTTTGCCAGCAGGGAAGAGGCGCTGGCCTTTGCAGCCTCTCTCCCCGGTTACAAATCCCGGGCAAAAAAGCCCGCCACCAGTCAGAAAACCGATAAATAG
- a CDS encoding NUDIX hydrolase, whose translation MKVRATVICEQDRHILLVRKLKSRWTLPGGKVERGETIAGAAMRELHEETGLGIDGLLYLMELQTGSTRHHVYEASVLNPGEARPQNEIFDCIWYPLDAIHNLDTSDATLRIVQAFRRRF comes from the coding sequence ATGAAAGTACGCGCAACCGTCATTTGCGAGCAGGACCGGCATATTCTGCTGGTGCGCAAGCTCAAGAGTCGCTGGACGCTGCCGGGCGGCAAGGTCGAGCGCGGTGAAACCATCGCGGGCGCGGCCATGCGCGAACTTCACGAAGAAACCGGGCTGGGGATCGACGGCCTGCTGTATCTGATGGAGCTGCAAACCGGCAGTACCCGACACCACGTCTACGAGGCCTCGGTGCTGAACCCGGGAGAGGCCCGGCCGCAAAACGAAATCTTCGATTGCATCTGGTATCCGCTGGACGCGATACACAACCTGGACACAAGCGACGCTACGCTCAGGATCGTCCAGGCGTTTCGGCGTCGCTTTTGA
- a CDS encoding amino acid permease — translation MLIAIGGVIGAGLFLGSGKAIAHAGPALLIAYGICGFMIYLVARALGELSLYRPNSGSFAAFAEEFLGPRIGFITGWSYWLIWILVGIVEVTAIGMLVKYWFPQVPQWIPALITTSVLMASNLFNVKAFGEIEFWLALIKVVTIVGLIAAGVIILIFGLDISAASQPSIANLWRHGGFLPQGWSGLLYAIPVAAFGFAGVEVIGVVAAETANPQRTLPRAINSIIWRMFIFYIGSMAIVMALYPWNQISTEQSPFVTVFESLGLGIAAGLINFVVITALASSCNTGLFATSRMLFALSHTGQAPRSLQKLSRNQIPARCLMVSTALLLVGVLLNYMIPDSIFGLLITGVLGLLIWVWMVIILSHLAYRRKVNRGELPAVAYRMPWAGPSSVLVLVFLSVLAVLVAWDPQTRTAYYVTFAWFVLLLLAYSRLNLQKTASVCSVTH, via the coding sequence ATGTTGATCGCCATCGGCGGCGTCATTGGTGCCGGGTTGTTTCTGGGTTCCGGCAAGGCGATTGCCCACGCAGGCCCTGCCTTGCTGATTGCCTATGGGATCTGTGGCTTCATGATTTACCTGGTGGCCCGGGCGCTGGGCGAGCTGTCGCTTTACCGTCCGAACAGCGGTTCGTTCGCGGCCTTTGCCGAAGAGTTCCTGGGGCCGCGCATAGGCTTCATCACCGGTTGGTCATACTGGCTGATCTGGATTCTGGTGGGCATCGTCGAAGTCACCGCCATCGGAATGCTGGTGAAATATTGGTTTCCACAAGTGCCACAGTGGATTCCCGCATTGATCACCACCAGCGTGTTGATGGCGAGCAACCTGTTCAATGTCAAAGCATTCGGCGAAATCGAGTTCTGGCTGGCACTGATCAAGGTGGTGACCATCGTCGGCCTGATTGCCGCCGGTGTGATCATTCTGATCTTCGGCCTCGACATCTCGGCAGCGTCGCAACCTTCAATTGCCAACCTGTGGCGCCACGGGGGCTTCCTGCCCCAAGGCTGGAGCGGCCTGCTGTACGCGATTCCCGTCGCGGCCTTCGGCTTTGCCGGTGTCGAGGTGATAGGTGTCGTCGCCGCTGAAACGGCCAATCCGCAACGCACCCTGCCCAGGGCCATCAACAGCATTATCTGGCGCATGTTCATTTTTTACATCGGATCGATGGCGATCGTCATGGCGCTTTATCCATGGAACCAGATCAGCACCGAGCAAAGTCCATTCGTCACGGTGTTCGAAAGCCTCGGCCTGGGCATCGCCGCCGGCTTGATCAATTTCGTGGTCATCACCGCCCTGGCGTCATCGTGCAACACCGGCCTCTTCGCCACCAGCCGCATGCTGTTTGCGTTGTCCCATACCGGACAGGCACCCCGGAGTTTGCAAAAGCTGAGTCGAAACCAGATACCTGCCCGCTGCCTCATGGTTTCAACCGCCCTGTTGCTGGTCGGCGTGCTGCTCAATTACATGATCCCGGACAGTATTTTCGGACTCTTGATCACAGGGGTGCTGGGACTGTTGATCTGGGTATGGATGGTGATCATCCTTTCCCACCTGGCCTATCGCCGAAAAGTAAATCGAGGCGAGTTGCCTGCCGTGGCCTATCGCATGCCATGGGCCGGTCCAAGTAGCGTGCTGGTGCTGGTCTTTCTTTCGGTGCTGGCCGTGCTGGTCGCCTGGGACCCGCAAACCCGTACCGCCTACTACGTGACCTTTGCCTGGTTTGTGCTGCTGTTGCTGGCGTATTCCAGGCTGAACCTGCAAAAAACGGCATCTGTCTGTTCTGTTACCCACTAG